A window of the Brachyspira suanatina genome harbors these coding sequences:
- a CDS encoding heavy metal translocating P-type ATPase: MKMTLKIGGMHCAACSRAVERALKKTEGIEDANVNIATEKAVFNYDEKKLKYDDIVNVVVKAGYQVLGKEEDPTIVKAREIKEQKIRLIVSAIFSIPLFYISMAPMVSFVKFPIPSFLVHHINPQVFSIVAIFLCVPVMISGYKFYTLGFPALFRGSPNMDSLVAIGTTAAFSYSIYSTVLAFMGLNPHGENLYYESAAVIITLVQFGKYLEARSKGKTGEAIKKLMGLQPKTATIIKDGEEKEIKIADVKVDDIVLVRPGEKIPVDGEIIEGYSSVDESMLTGESIPVEKSVGDKVVGASINKTGSFKFKAQKVGADTALAQIIKLVEDAQGSKAPIAHIADVVSSYFVPAVITIALISGIIWFIALHNFVFSLTVFVSVLVIACPCALGLATPTAIMVGTGKGAELGILFKNAEALEVSEKINAVMFDKTGTLTEGKPYVTDIISDDKDKLLLIAASAENGSEHPLGEAIVREAKEKNIKLLNIENFKAIAGFGIETYIDNKKVLMGNGKLMNKENISTENYNSYMDKLSKEGKTPMYVAYDNKLLGIIAVADKLKKESIEAINRLHKLGIKTAMITGDNKNTANSVAKEAGIDIVFAEVLPEEKSNEVKKLQDQGLTVAMVGDGINDAPALTQANVGIAIGSGTDVAIESADIVLVKSNTNDVVTAIELSKATMRDIKQNLFWAFCYNVIGIPIAAGVLHVFREPLIASSIGGFLTAIMGKDLLLNPIFAALAMSLSSVSVVTNALRLNFFKPSK, encoded by the coding sequence ATGAAAATGACTTTAAAAATAGGAGGCATGCATTGTGCTGCATGTTCTAGGGCTGTAGAAAGAGCCTTGAAAAAAACAGAAGGTATTGAAGATGCCAATGTTAATATAGCTACTGAAAAAGCAGTATTCAATTATGATGAAAAAAAGCTTAAGTATGATGATATAGTGAATGTTGTAGTAAAGGCAGGATATCAGGTTTTAGGTAAGGAAGAAGATCCGACAATAGTAAAAGCAAGAGAGATAAAAGAGCAGAAAATAAGACTTATAGTATCAGCAATATTTTCTATACCTTTGTTTTATATATCAATGGCGCCTATGGTAAGTTTCGTTAAATTCCCAATACCTAGTTTTTTGGTGCATCATATTAATCCTCAAGTTTTTTCTATAGTTGCTATATTTTTATGCGTACCTGTTATGATATCAGGATATAAATTTTATACATTAGGTTTTCCTGCACTTTTTAGAGGTTCGCCTAATATGGACTCGCTTGTAGCAATAGGAACAACTGCGGCATTTAGTTATAGTATTTATTCTACTGTTTTAGCATTTATGGGACTTAATCCTCATGGGGAAAATCTTTATTATGAGTCAGCTGCAGTTATAATAACATTAGTACAGTTTGGAAAATATTTAGAAGCTAGAAGCAAAGGAAAGACAGGCGAGGCAATAAAAAAACTTATGGGACTTCAGCCTAAAACTGCCACTATAATAAAAGACGGAGAAGAAAAAGAGATAAAAATTGCAGATGTAAAAGTTGATGATATAGTATTAGTTCGTCCGGGTGAGAAGATCCCTGTTGATGGTGAAATAATAGAAGGGTACAGTAGTGTTGATGAATCCATGCTTACGGGCGAGAGCATACCAGTTGAAAAGAGTGTAGGGGATAAAGTAGTTGGGGCTTCTATAAATAAAACAGGAAGTTTCAAATTCAAAGCTCAAAAAGTAGGAGCTGATACTGCATTAGCACAGATTATAAAATTAGTAGAAGATGCACAGGGTTCAAAAGCTCCAATAGCACATATTGCCGATGTTGTTTCTTCATACTTTGTGCCTGCTGTAATAACTATAGCTTTGATATCAGGTATAATTTGGTTTATAGCTCTTCATAATTTTGTATTCTCTTTAACCGTATTTGTATCCGTACTTGTTATAGCTTGTCCTTGTGCTTTAGGGCTTGCGACACCTACTGCAATAATGGTTGGGACTGGAAAAGGTGCTGAATTAGGAATACTTTTTAAAAATGCTGAGGCCTTAGAAGTTTCTGAAAAAATAAATGCTGTAATGTTCGATAAAACAGGTACTCTTACAGAGGGCAAGCCTTATGTTACTGACATTATTTCTGATGATAAAGACAAACTTCTTTTGATAGCTGCAAGTGCTGAAAATGGAAGCGAACACCCTTTAGGCGAAGCTATAGTAAGAGAGGCCAAAGAAAAAAATATAAAACTTCTTAATATAGAAAATTTTAAAGCCATAGCTGGTTTTGGTATAGAAACATATATTGATAATAAAAAAGTTTTAATGGGTAATGGCAAACTAATGAATAAAGAAAATATCAGTACAGAAAATTATAATTCATATATGGATAAACTTTCAAAAGAAGGTAAGACTCCTATGTATGTTGCTTATGACAATAAACTTTTAGGTATAATAGCAGTTGCTGATAAATTAAAAAAAGAAAGTATCGAAGCAATAAACAGACTTCACAAACTTGGAATAAAAACTGCAATGATTACAGGAGATAATAAAAACACAGCTAATTCAGTTGCAAAAGAAGCTGGTATTGATATTGTATTTGCAGAAGTATTACCTGAAGAAAAATCTAATGAAGTTAAAAAACTTCAGGATCAAGGTTTAACTGTTGCTATGGTAGGCGATGGTATAAATGATGCACCTGCTTTGACTCAGGCTAATGTTGGTATTGCTATTGGAAGCGGTACCGATGTTGCTATTGAAAGTGCTGATATAGTATTAGTAAAATCAAACACTAATGATGTTGTAACTGCCATAGAATTAAGCAAGGCAACTATGAGGGATATAAAACAAAATTTATTCTGGGCTTTTTGCTATAATGTAATAGGCATACCTATTGCGGCAGGAGTTTTGCATGTATTCAGAGAACCTTTAATAGCTTCTTCTATAGGAGGGTTTTTAACTGCTATTATGGGTAAGGATTTACTTTTGAATCCTATATTTGCTGCTCTTGCTATGAGCTTAAGTTCTGTTTCTGTTGTTACTAATGCTTTAAGATTAAACTTTTTCAAACCAAGCAAATAG
- a CDS encoding PD-(D/E)XK nuclease family protein, whose translation MQELFLFPNYKAKNSYLKNNFNKYTLDITNYQTLHQYYKSSKERFFENYKIENNVQDIDESIAIINIHNILFQYKEKNKEALISKQNTTYELAYTLYKLIEEITLAKFYGFKLEKYNNLKDINAIINLYKEYNKENNLLDEFDIFELFIKSIENKELEFLNTYKSITIYNFEKIPPLHLIFLESLKKHYNKNIKVVMPYDMEKHFNNYKSFYQGIDNFEINKTSIFSKALIGENKDIKKYKDKIKFISGFGAKQEADTVIDEIIKLIDSGVNPYDIGIIFSDIKLYSDIVSSRLKECQIKFNERRSNFIWKVPIIPVLTSIFLILDKYNGEIDVDTLIKILSSTYIKLDGVTPYNIRDLIYSYEDFNSIEIFSKMSFKDFKNKISKKFEYNDASKSITAFLDLLNNLVSKKSYKEIGLAYINILKFLNIGNIENIEDKNEYSYRDNEALALFINLILEIAYTEKLENIDNQDISHFDFHAALNTILRDKSIGEDQNKDITLTVSNLYDARGLKLKHIFILGMNNDFINRRPNAFFISAKLREAINKENKKIVFNTQSYLSDIHYALFLNILSSCYEDSNIYFSFRFKDEKGNLEIPFYYIENLYRELYNEDFKFENLEKNGLIYRKEYIQKEDNIHTDKENLMSLFLYNDIAYKIDNAENIIDLVYHKQNKNMHYDFNNNEDVKNFFLNILKEKVSVTTLQAIMECPAKFFYSRLYSKESVESKIQGINYMDRGRAYHKFFQDFYKEVKSKYSDEGCHLIESEFNNYCNIANQVVDDHINELIDSYSSKDLEEKYLLEYKFDLNVIREEALNVMSYFIKKEIINNKLKEEDEGCFYIPQYFERYIGSKEDFIIYQNKDLSIKIKGIVDRIDFSYSDKEHKNINGVRIVDYKSSYKIEEAKGETRKDIIRETIRIYLQPILYLKYILSQYIKKNIEKKIKHCEVVFTVYKEKEVINESQEINQMYNDRDMLLSICGYIDGEYNLNDYFNEVFDKILAGELVYISNSTNCTTCYNAPYCEKVYKKDDDEN comes from the coding sequence ATGCAAGAATTATTTTTATTTCCAAATTATAAAGCAAAAAATAGTTATCTGAAAAATAATTTTAATAAATATACTTTGGATATAACTAATTATCAAACACTTCATCAATATTATAAAAGCAGCAAAGAAAGATTTTTTGAGAATTACAAAATAGAAAATAATGTTCAGGATATAGATGAATCAATAGCTATAATCAATATCCACAATATATTATTTCAATATAAAGAAAAAAATAAAGAAGCATTAATATCAAAACAAAATACAACTTATGAACTAGCATATACTTTATATAAACTCATAGAAGAAATAACATTGGCTAAATTTTACGGATTTAAATTAGAAAAGTACAATAATCTTAAAGATATAAATGCAATAATAAATCTATATAAAGAATACAATAAAGAAAATAATCTATTAGATGAATTTGATATTTTCGAGCTTTTTATAAAATCTATAGAAAATAAGGAATTAGAATTTTTAAATACTTATAAATCTATAACGATTTATAATTTTGAAAAAATTCCTCCTTTGCATTTGATATTTCTAGAATCTTTAAAAAAGCATTATAATAAAAATATAAAAGTTGTAATGCCTTATGATATGGAAAAACATTTTAATAATTATAAATCATTCTATCAAGGCATTGATAATTTTGAAATAAATAAAACTTCAATTTTTTCTAAGGCTTTAATTGGAGAAAATAAAGATATAAAAAAATATAAAGATAAAATAAAGTTTATATCCGGATTCGGTGCTAAACAGGAAGCCGATACTGTTATTGATGAAATAATTAAACTTATAGACAGCGGAGTTAATCCTTATGATATAGGCATAATATTTTCAGATATTAAATTATACAGCGATATCGTTTCAAGCAGATTAAAAGAATGCCAAATAAAATTTAATGAAAGAAGATCCAACTTTATATGGAAAGTTCCTATAATACCTGTACTCACTTCAATATTTTTGATATTAGATAAATATAACGGTGAAATAGATGTAGATACTCTTATAAAAATATTATCTTCTACATATATAAAACTTGATGGAGTTACTCCATATAATATAAGAGATTTGATTTATTCTTATGAGGATTTCAACTCTATAGAAATATTTTCAAAAATGTCTTTCAAAGATTTTAAAAATAAAATTTCTAAAAAGTTTGAATATAATGATGCTTCAAAATCTATAACAGCATTTTTGGATTTATTAAATAATCTTGTATCAAAAAAAAGCTATAAAGAAATAGGGCTTGCATATATAAATATTTTGAAATTCTTAAATATAGGAAACATAGAAAACATAGAAGATAAAAATGAGTATTCCTACAGAGACAACGAAGCATTAGCTTTATTTATTAATCTTATACTTGAAATAGCATATACAGAAAAACTTGAAAATATAGATAATCAGGATATAAGCCATTTTGATTTTCATGCAGCTTTAAATACAATTTTAAGGGACAAATCTATAGGCGAAGATCAAAATAAAGATATCACTCTTACAGTAAGTAATTTATATGATGCCAGAGGTTTAAAATTAAAGCATATATTCATATTAGGAATGAATAATGATTTTATTAATAGAAGACCTAATGCATTTTTTATAAGTGCCAAATTAAGAGAAGCAATAAATAAAGAAAATAAAAAAATAGTTTTCAATACTCAAAGCTATTTATCAGATATTCATTATGCTTTATTTTTGAATATATTATCTTCATGTTATGAGGATAGTAATATTTATTTCTCATTCAGATTCAAAGATGAAAAAGGAAATTTAGAAATTCCATTTTATTATATAGAAAATCTATATAGAGAATTATATAATGAAGATTTTAAATTTGAAAATTTAGAGAAAAACGGACTCATATACAGAAAAGAATATATACAAAAAGAAGATAATATTCATACAGATAAAGAAAATCTTATGAGCCTATTTTTATATAATGATATAGCTTATAAAATTGATAATGCAGAAAATATCATAGATCTTGTTTATCATAAGCAAAATAAAAATATGCATTATGATTTTAATAATAATGAAGATGTAAAAAATTTCTTTTTAAATATTTTAAAAGAGAAAGTATCCGTTACAACTTTGCAGGCTATAATGGAATGTCCTGCCAAATTCTTCTATTCAAGATTGTACTCAAAAGAATCTGTTGAGTCAAAAATACAAGGCATAAATTATATGGATAGAGGAAGAGCATATCATAAATTCTTTCAAGATTTTTATAAAGAAGTTAAAAGTAAATATTCAGATGAAGGCTGCCATTTAATAGAAAGTGAATTTAATAATTACTGCAATATAGCAAATCAAGTTGTAGATGATCATATAAATGAATTAATAGATTCCTATTCATCAAAGGATTTGGAAGAAAAGTATTTATTAGAATATAAATTTGATTTAAATGTTATAAGAGAAGAAGCCTTAAATGTTATGTCATATTTTATAAAAAAAGAAATCATAAATAATAAATTAAAAGAAGAAGATGAAGGCTGTTTTTATATACCTCAATATTTTGAAAGATACATAGGAAGCAAAGAAGATTTTATAATATATCAGAATAAAGATTTATCTATAAAAATAAAAGGTATAGTTGATAGAATTGATTTTAGTTACTCTGATAAAGAACATAAAAATATAAATGGAGTTAGAATAGTTGATTATAAATCAAGTTATAAAATAGAGGAAGCCAAAGGAGAAACTAGAAAAGATATTATAAGAGAAACTATAAGAATATATTTACAGCCTATCTTATATTTAAAATATATACTTAGTCAATATATTAAAAAAAATATAGAGAAAAAAATAAAACATTGCGAGGTAGTATTTACAGTATATAAAGAAAAAGAAGTTATAAATGAATCCCAGGAAATAAATCAAATGTATAATGACAGGGATATGCTTTTATCTATATGCGGATATATTGATGGTGAGTATAATTTGAATGATTATTTCAATGAAGTATTTGATAAGATTTTAGCTGGAGAATTAGTTTATATTTCAAATAGTACAAATTGTACAACCTGTTATAATGCCCCTTACTGCGAAAAAGTATATAAAAAAGATGATGATGAGAATTGA
- a CDS encoding DUF4405 domain-containing protein, translated as MRNRIKIIIDIIMTILYFVLMGYHFTGRTIHEYLGFLIFVFFILHNIMNINWYKNLPKGKYNLNRSLNTFINVMLFICMFGLVVSGILFNRDLVEFLNLSSIKVFNKKLHIVCSYWGFILMSVHLGMHWGIFINMSKKIINIKKQIYILIALLIALYGIVSFIKRGFYINMFVIAKVPKAEEAAVFFFMDHVAVMGVFIFITYYLHRLSNKLNKMSIQQG; from the coding sequence ATGAGAAATAGAATTAAAATAATTATAGATATAATAATGACAATTCTTTATTTCGTTTTGATGGGATATCATTTTACAGGACGAACTATACATGAATATTTAGGATTTTTGATTTTTGTATTTTTTATACTTCATAATATAATGAATATTAATTGGTATAAAAATCTACCTAAAGGAAAATACAATTTAAATAGATCGCTTAATACATTTATAAATGTCATGCTATTTATATGTATGTTTGGATTAGTGGTAAGCGGAATATTATTTAATAGAGATTTAGTAGAATTTCTTAATCTTAGCAGCATCAAAGTATTCAATAAAAAACTGCATATAGTTTGCAGCTATTGGGGATTTATATTGATGTCTGTACATTTGGGAATGCATTGGGGTATATTTATAAACATGAGTAAAAAAATTATAAATATAAAAAAACAAATATATATATTGATAGCTTTGCTAATAGCTCTATATGGAATAGTTTCTTTTATAAAAAGAGGTTTTTATATTAATATGTTTGTAATTGCCAAAGTTCCTAAAGCTGAAGAAGCTGCAGTATTTTTCTTTATGGATCATGTTGCTGTAATGGGAGTTTTTATATTCATTACTTATTACTTACATAGATTGAGCAATAAATTAAATAAGATGAGTATACAGCAAGGATAA
- a CDS encoding UDP-glucuronic acid decarboxylase family protein, with translation MKRIIVTGGAGFLGSHLCERLLNEGNYVISIDNFFTGSKENIKHLLDNKNFESIRHDITEPIHIECDEIYNFACPASPIHYQRNPIHTFKTSVFGIINMLNLARDCNARILQASTSEVYGDPLEHPQRENYWGHVNPNGIRSCYDEGKRSAETLMMDYHRQYNTDIKIIRIFNTYGPRMNEHDGRVVSNFIIQALQNIPITVYGDGSQTRSFCYCDDLIEGAVKMMNSDNFIGPVNLGNPAEMTVLEFAQKIIEMTNSKSEIIYKDLPKDDPIKRQPNITLAKERLNWKPEYKLEDGLKKTIEYFDNYLKNK, from the coding sequence ATGAAAAGGATTATTGTAACAGGAGGAGCCGGTTTCTTGGGTTCACATTTATGCGAAAGATTATTAAATGAAGGAAATTATGTAATATCTATAGATAATTTTTTTACAGGAAGCAAAGAAAATATTAAACATTTATTAGATAACAAAAATTTTGAAAGCATAAGACATGATATAACAGAACCTATACATATAGAATGTGATGAAATTTATAATTTTGCCTGTCCTGCATCACCTATACATTACCAAAGAAATCCTATACATACTTTTAAAACAAGCGTTTTTGGTATAATAAATATGCTTAATTTGGCAAGAGATTGCAATGCTAGAATACTTCAGGCATCAACAAGTGAAGTTTATGGTGATCCTTTAGAACATCCACAAAGAGAAAATTATTGGGGACATGTTAATCCTAATGGAATAAGAAGCTGTTATGATGAAGGAAAAAGAAGTGCTGAAACTTTAATGATGGACTATCACAGACAGTACAATACAGATATAAAGATAATTAGAATATTTAATACTTACGGACCTAGAATGAATGAACATGACGGCAGAGTAGTTTCTAATTTTATTATACAAGCTCTTCAGAATATACCTATAACAGTTTATGGAGATGGAAGCCAGACTAGAAGTTTCTGCTATTGCGATGACTTAATAGAAGGTGCTGTAAAAATGATGAATTCAGATAATTTTATAGGTCCTGTTAATTTGGGAAATCCTGCTGAAATGACAGTATTGGAATTTGCTCAAAAAATCATAGAAATGACTAATTCAAAATCTGAAATAATTTATAAAGATCTTCCTAAAGATGATCCTATAAAAAGACAACCGAATATTACATTAGCCAAAGAAAGACTTAATTGGAAACCAGAATATAAATTGGAAGATGGATTGAAAAAAACTATAGAATATTTTGATAATTATTTAAAAAATAAATAA